GCTGGTGTGGAGAGGAAAACAGTTATACATGCCACTGACATACGTTCATCATCCTCTACAGATGCTTCAggatttaaaggtgaagtgtgtaatgttTTGTGCCGTTAATGacaccaaacagaattgcaaaaatcAGTGATGCACTGAAGTCTTGGGAACTAAAATATTCACAGTCAAAATGCGGCATCAGCCCTCTAAAACTGTTtcagccaaaacataaaatgtatttctagCTGAGGTGGATGATATTGTTGGATTTATTATATtaacttttataatataaaaatgaatgaaattacaatattaaaattaattcattttaaatctaaagtatcttcattttaatgaaacaacatCTTTTAGTCTATGCCGTTTTCTTTTTGTTGATGAGTAAACAAAACTTCTCTAAACATTATTTGTAGTGAGTCTACCATCCAATAATTGCAGTAAGCTTTGTGCTTCATTACTTTAGGGTCTGAATGGAAAGACATAAACAAAACAGCttacaaaatttttatttaatgttgttcAATGTCCAGACAGAAAAATAACTCCAGAGTCCTAAATACATACaccatattatatattaattaaatttttcttaacctgttgtctttattatttaatgtatgtttgaataaatctgtgatttaaaaaaagccaccatataaatattaatatttcaacaatcctaatatgcaatttaaatgtttataaactcAGATTTCTGAATGTTGATTGTTAAataaatttgattgattttattattattatttatttttacactttactttcaattttgcttttcgtctaaaaataaaagtgatttcAGGTTAGgtgttttgataaatgttttaatttcaatgCATCACAGGCAAGATAATAACcaatggagaaaaaacaacaacaaaaaagtattttaaattagtaAATTTAGTGTTTAGTAGTCATCTAAAACATTACACACTTCTGTAAGGAAATCTATTTTGGGCGGTATAACCACACAGCGAGCACTACCTCAGTATCTGACCCCTCACTATGGGCGGTTTGGACTGGAGTAAATGTATTTGATGGCAGGGGTTCATTTATGAAGCTGTTGTCTTCATTTGTTTCTTCCTCTATAAACAGTCTGGGAAGCTTTTCCATTACATCTGGTTCCTGCCGATTAAATCCCTCCTCTTCTTTGAACCTGCCCTTTGATTGGCTGGCCTTAATGATTGACACCAACTCCTCACACAGATCATCCTCGGGGTCTTTAGGTGGAAGACTGTCCAATGGGGATTCATATGCCTCTAAAACAGCCAAGTCAACAGGGCTGCGCAATTTAGGGGGGTCTGTCTCGACTGGTTTGTAAAGGTCTTTGCAATCTGAGAACAACTGTGGTTCTTTCTTGGCTAAATCTGCTTTTTGGCTGGAGATGATCTCTATGACACTGCTAGATCTGGGGCTTGAGTCAAATATGGGTGAGGTGGGTGAAGGAGTGAAGGAGGCGGAGGTGGGGTAAGGTTGAGGTGATGGGCTGGGATCGGGGGACATATAGGACTTTGGGGAGGTGATGGGAATAAAGTGACCCTCTTTGAGTGCATGAGTGGAGGTGTAGGGAGTGAGGGCTGGAGAGCGGCCCAGCATGGAGGAGGCAGGAGAAGGCGAGATGGCAGAATCCAATACTCCAAAGTATGGCTGGAAATTGGAAGGGAAGGGAGGAGGTGTGGGGGCAGGGGTTCCTGAAGGAGACAGACCCAGAGTAAGGGCCAACCACTCGCTGGTGATGGCCTGAAGGTGTGCAGCTCTCTGTGGACTGGGAGAGGATGAGGAGAGTGGACGGACAGATGGGGATGAAGAGTTGAAGAGGGTACGTGCAGGTGATGGCTTAAGAGAAAGAAGGAGAGGGAGAAACAGAAAGTGGTAGTGATGATACACGCTGGAAAATAAGAGAACTGATAGAAAAGATAATACAAGTGAAAGGAGGACAGATGAAAGAGAAAAAATGCCATCTAGAAAactatgttacaaaaacagcacttTAATATTTAGTAAATCGGACTAATTCCTGATGATTTAAGAAGTTTATAGCTACAGAGTGGGGTTTGGATTAATCTGTTATGTGTAGATTAATTAAAATTTGGATGTAAATAGAATCCCACCCATCATCTAAATTGGATTTCACATAATCTATGGCCATCATCAAGGGAAATTCTCTAGTATATAGCATCCTAGAAATCGCTTAGTTTTCTGTATAGAGTCATTGCTCTGCTACAGAAATGCTGTCAGTGTGAAAGCTTGTTGCAGGCTCACACTCTGTATGTGGGGAAACAGGCCTAAGACAAAAGGCATGAGCTACAAGGAAGGATATaccataattaataatttttagagCGCACTTGCTGTCGGTATTGATTTGTGAGGTGGAAACAACAACAAGGTCACTAAGAGGTCATCTGTGAACCAGCAATAAGAGTATCCTGTCCTCACAATACAAGCCTTCCACATTTACCCAGGGTGCTTTTCAAGAACTTCCTTTTCTTATCTTCCACCAATGTTTGACAACCAAGTGTCCAAATACAATGTAGTTTTAATAGTAAACATGCAGTTCAAGTTTGTGGTCAGTGCATATTTAATTGACTGACTTTCACATTGTTTCAAAAGATCATATTAGAAAGATGCGTCATGGTTtccgaaaaaaaataaaaaaaaaataaaataaataaatattaagaagcacaactcttttcaacactgaagataaaaagaaatgttctttCTAAAACATTACCAAACTAAAAAAATATCACTAGCTCTAGTGTATATCTgttaatttagcatttaaaagcttaaaaaaaaaatgtttaaaagtgtgcttgtacaatttttttaaatgaatgacactggtttgatattttgttatctaatgctAAATATCTATCTTTTTAAGAGTAGCTTAAGTGTCCGAATACAGTGTATGTACTGCAGTACAAAGTTAAAATGTGTTTGCGACAATGTTTGCTATGATAAGAAAAGACACTAGTCCAGTCCAGTCACAGTAGTTCACCTTCACAGAAACTGTTCTTTCAGTAACAGCAGGAGCCGAGCAGCACATGTATAGCGCAGCAGGTCATGTCCACATTTTAATTAGCCTATACTGGATACTGGCAGGACGTGTGATTAATCTGATATAATCCTGCTCTCGTGTGAGCAAAGGAATAAGCCTATACTTCTTTGTTCTTTAGATGGAATTACAACTCAAGGGCATTTAATCTGAATTCAGCCTTATCATACACAACAAGCCAAAGGTAATCTAAAGATGACAGAGGTGATCTATTTTGGCACCGGGACAGCTGCCATCTGAGAAAGGATTAATTTTATACTTGCCACCTTGTTGGCACTCATAGTACTGTACATGACCTATGGCAATATGAGTAACATGAGATGAATGAGAGGCTTTACTGCCGGTGACGccactttatttaaatgtatttaaagtgtaaGTCAGTATTTAATCCAGGTAAGATTATACAGTCACCTAACTAGATCATTTTGTGGATGTAAGTTACCTGAAATTCTGAATTTAAACCTCATGGAGCTATAACATGCTATATTTTTTAGGCATTTTAGGTACATTTTAAGTGGAATTGCAGATGAAAACGTACCCTACTGTTTAGTCTGTCACTGGAGTAGCTGGTGGGTATACTGGGCCCAGGAGGTTGACCGGTACTTTGTACTGAAGCCTTCTTAACAACATCCACATACGACACAGGGAAAATCCCTTGTTTGTTTGTACCTGGGATTTTGCCCTCAAACCAGTTCTTATCCACCTGCCGCAACAGAACAACACGCTCGCCCTGGAAGACACCAACACAAGATATATTTGATGGATCGAAGGCAAAATTTCAAAGTCATAAccaattataatgtttttgatgtttaatgtACAACTATAAGGAGAAGCTGAGGCTGGTTGAAGCaaaagtttcatgtttttttgtgtgtgtgtgtgtgttttctgtcttgttttatttcttcttaAGAGTTCATTAGAACATTAGCGCATTTGGAAAAAAGTGAGAATTATTTAGCAAAAGACATGCTCTTAAAGTGGTAGGAAACATTAAGAAGTGGATTAATGAGCACTTGCTGAAACGAAAAGATATTTATGAGTACTaagaaaatgtttacttttctTAATGAAAGTTCCACATTAGTATCAGCATTAAAGTTGTAGCGGGCAATTGCTTCCCCAATTTCTTTGCTTTGGGCTGGTGGAGGAGGTCTAGCTGGCTGAAGTCTCTCTGAAGGCGGGATTTTCTGTGAAGAGAGATGTTAAAAGAGGATACTTCAGTCTTCAGATAGAGATAGTTTATAATCATAATGATGTTCTATATATCATCATTAAAGTGCACACCTCCACATATGAGATGGGGAAGATGCCCACGTGTCCACGGTGTTCTCCTTCATACCAGTTATTATCTATCTGACGAGTGATGTATACCGTCTCTCCTTTCTTAAAAGTCAGCTCTCTGGAAGGAGATAAAAATCAAGTTAACACTATTCCTCATGCAAAGGAATTATGCAAAGGaaagacataaataaaacatgaaaatgtactgATTGTAGCACATCAAATGCAGTAAAAGCAGTAACTTGTGACTTTTTTTGCACGTTGTTCTTACTTTGCTGTCTGTGCTTTGAAGTCATATATTGCTCTGGCTGGCAGTTTCTGTCAAGTGAATGAAGAAAAGGAATCAAAGCTTATTACATGTTGTCATGAGGTGGGTTTAATTTCAGTTTGATCAACTCTTTGATAATATATTTATGATACTACAAATTTTAGCAGGAACACATTACAGAGTGATGCATATTCCCTGCCTCTTTGACATCAGGGGTTTGTCTCCTGCTCTGTGGTGTGCGGCGGCCCACATCAGGGTAAGAGTATTCTCTGGAAGTGTCCTGATCTAGAAAGAACAGAGATAAAACGATTCAAAGACGAGGTTTACAAAGACCCAACACTATTACATGCATGGGAACAAGCAATAGCAAAGGAAACAATGATTTGGGGCTTGATGAGAGAAATgcagacaaaagaaaaagaaaacatgcaaaagtaaatacaaatatatattttattgaccaatgaaaagtaaataatgtaaataatataatatagatattcTGTTTGTCCATAATAATGAAGTAAGCTACCATGAATCATCTCAGAAGTTGTTACAACCATCCTTTAGAGTCTAGACTCATATCCCCAGTATAGATCATGTGTATTTATACTAGAACCGCAGATGGTTAGCTGGCATCTGTGCCAACTGTGGGCAAGCCCCCTTTGCTCTGAACAGTCTTCATTTATAAACACTGTGTACTATGCAAATGTAAACAGTGTCGCATttcttaatgattaaaaaaaaaagcatcataaaacaaTGACCTTATGCCAAAACAATTGACTGAAACTTAAGGTACTGAGGCTGATCTCATCATTTATGTCTGGTTTGACGGAGTGAACTGTGTTAACACTAATAAGATAGTATGTTTCTTCTCAAGCCAATAAAATCTCAAATCTGTTTTTAGATTGCATGCTTCAACTGCTCAAGTCATCTGTCCAATGCTATTTATATAGAGTGAAACTTCACAAAGTTATATTTCTTTTGTGGCAAGCCCACACATGAACTAGTGTTGCTCTAGTGTTCTGATTCCCAGAGACTGTATGAACCTAATAAAATGTATACCTTCGAGTGTGTGCCAAATACAGCAATGTATTATTAATGGAGTAAGAAAATAACTTTAGATAAATGTTTGATCAAAGAGATGCAAACAAAATACAGTGTGATATGAGAAAATGAAAGACATAGGggcaaaatcaaaaataaaactagGCAGAGGATGTGGGTATGAGTCATGCTCTCTGACGTTCCTTGCAACAGAACAATTCCTTCCTCTAAACCAggggtgtccagtcctgctcctggagggctactgtcctgcagagtttagctccaaccccaatgaAACACACTAGAAAGAAGTTAACCAACAACTTCAGGCTTACTCGATACTTGCAAGCaagttggagccaaactctgaaGCAGTGGTTCTCTGAGCCACTCCTTGGGGATCCAGTggtctgcacattttgtatgtcttacTTATTTAATGCACCTGcttcagatcatcagctcgttAATAGGGAGCTCCATGAAGCTTTCACATGCTATCAGAATTATCGTAAACAAGTTTCCCAGTCAGAAATTGGACATGAGTGGTCGTATTTAGTCGTATTTAAAACTGGGAAACTCTGAGATAATTTTAATACCCGAATGGAGCCATAAACTTTAAATATGGCAGAGGAGAGAAACATACAGTGGCATTACTACTGtaaagttgtatttgtttttctcACAAAATCTACATTGCTACATTGCTATTACAGTCAAGTATATTTACTAgtactgtcaaacgattaatcatgattaatcacatccaaaataaaagtattagtttatataatatatgtgggtgtactgtacatatttattatgtatatataaatacacacacatgcatgtatatatttaagaaaatatatatataatacataatataaattatattaatataaatacatacatatgtaatgtttttctaaatacataggtgtatgcatgtgtattaatgtatacataataaatatacacagtacacacacatatattctgtaaatcaaaaaaaaaaaaaaattgggatgcgattaatcgcgccAGCTGAATATTTAGATAGCACAGTGAATGTTTATACTATATGGCTACCAATTAATGGAaagctacattttatttaaatgttggaTATTGACCAAATATCTTCTAAAGTATACCTTTTGGCTTTAACAAAATTTCCCCAAAAAACAGACAGGATTTATGTTCTGTCTGACAAAAAAGCACTTGAACACGACAAACTCTAATTACAACTTCAGAAGTGTGAAGTAGGACGTTTCTGATAGCAGGTGAAGGCGGCAGATTGAAATTGTATGTCAGATAAGACAgaaatacaaaatgtacagagCAGTGGGTACCCAAAACTGAAGTTGAGGACTACCGCATTATAGGATGTTGGCCTTCCAGGAGCAGTTTTGAACACCCTTGCTCTAAGCaagcacattcacaaacacaaattGAACATAGCAATGGTGGAGGAGCAGAGCTCAAACACGGGGGACAGAATGGGATTTGGGAAACCAGAGATGGATGAATAGAGTCCACCTTGATAGCAGTATTCAAAGTTGTGTTTCCTCTGGTTGTTGTTGCTGTCTATATGGTTGTGAGAGGCACTATGGGACATGCGCGAGTACTCGGATTGGTGAGTGTCCTGGCTGGGCATGCCATCAGGTTGTGGGTGGTAAGAGCGAGGCTGAATTATTGGGCTGTTTCTCTCCAGTGCGTGTAGAGATGAATTCCTTTCAGGAATGTCGGGAAGCAACTCCACCAGCAACCTATGAAGAATGCTGTTGTCCGGCAGGTTACCCCTGTACTTTTCAGTGTGGATGTGGTCATAGATGTCTTTCAGGGCCGAATCTAGAGCCTCATACATACCGCTCTTAGAGTTTGGCACTCGGGAACAACTCAAAGGTGACAGGTTCCTCCGGCGGAAAGGCACTGGACTGACCAGGAAGGCGAGTTTGCTGAGGCCGAACTCTGACTCTTCAACTCGCAAATGTTGCCTCCGGTCCTGCTTGGCCCTTTCGTGCTTGATCATAGTGGTGAAACGCGTGTAGGAAGCTGGGCAGCGGCCCTTACAGGAGCTCACAAGCTGCCTGTGATAATGATGTTGGTGCCCGGATCCCCAGAAGCTCTCTGAGGAGGCAACTGAACACACGTCAAACTCCCTCTCGCTACAGAAGGATGATCCCTCAATCTGGATGAAGTCACTAAGGTCGGACACTACAGCATCATGTTCGCTGTCTGAGTAGTCGTGTTGCATGGCAGAGTTCTGTAATTGGTCATTGGTGACTTGAATGTGGATTGGCACATGGGTGTTTATCTTGGGGTATTGAGGCCGTCCTTCAGGAGGATTTCTGGTCGGTGATCCTTCATCCAGTAATGACTCAATAGAGAGGCTACGCTTGGGACTGCTGGCCCTCCTACAAGAACTCTTGATCAGGCACTCGTCCCCAAGATTTGGCATGGATTTGGACTTCTGGATTAGACTTTCGAATTCAGAAATCCTATTGTGCACCATGTCCCGAGGCACCTCTTCGTTACAGTCCTTGTTGCCACCGTGTCTGTCCTTCCGCTGTTCGCTCTCATACTTATGGATCCTGGCTTTGACGGAGCATATCACCGTAGAGTTAATCAGCTCTTGTCGGTTGATGTGATGCATCTTTTTGTAGAGTTTGAGGAAGCCTGGTGCATCGTGGGCTGAGCGGTGCCTTGTCCTCTCCCTAGGATCCTCAGACTCTTGGGCGCCAATGCATTGTGATGCCTCTAGTTCCCCGTTGTGTAACAATAAGCCGGTGATTTCCGAGCAGGTCTGCACATCTTTTCCCCTCCCCTCAGAGAGAAGGTCATCACAACTCCAGGATTTGAGCTTAGACGTGGTCTCCTCTGAGATCATCCAGTCTTTTGGGTTCTCTTGGGCTGTTTTCCAGCCTTCGGGGAGGCTGGAGAAGCCTTCTGAGACTGCTGGGACAGCTATGAAACTGTCCTCATTTTGCCCTTTCTTTTGATATGTGGATAGTGAGGTAGCATGGTTTGGACTTTGACAATTTAAATGTGCTGCATGCATATTGCTCACATCCCCACCTTAGATATCCACCACAAGCAGCATGGTAAAAAAGAGACATGAGAAGACATTAAAAGGTAATTGACCCACAGGAGAGAAAAGTAAGGATGTTTATGCTACGACCTGGAGGAAAACTGGAAAGAAATCAGACATCTTGATCAACAAGGCCTCGATGAATAAAGAAACAATTGATATGCTACACTACAATGAGGGAAGATtgtaaacactaaataattcaTTGAACTTTATTCATGCAAAGGGATAGTCATTTAAAATTCTGCTTGCTCTGCGAGGAGCAAAATGAAAAGTGTGTGTGAACCTTCCCCTGTTGCTTATTCTTATAATAATGTGCACAAGTCTGACTGCTTGTCTGATGTCTACCTTTAGTCCTAGTGGTGGCGGGGGAGCTGGGGCTGGTGAGGGGATTCCTCCTGGGTAGCTCTAGTGGTCTGACAGATGTTTGTGCTGTGCCCACACTGCTCTGAGCCCTGGGCTGAGTGGCTGCAGGTTCAGATTTACGTCTCTTGTTTTCACTGGCAGAGCTGCAGAATCAATGTGGTGGAAAATGTGTATACAATAcactcaaaaatgtaataaacaatgttaaaaaagGGGGAACAAGTTTAGAATGAAATGCATTCCTAATATCGATTTGGAAACAATGCCATGGGgcttttgttttgtatgtttttttttttacctataaaGTGACCTCAAGATATATtggaaaacaaaaatcaaaccaagtggcattttttgcatgtttacaaAATGTTTCACAAGACGAAGTCTTTTAGATTTGattgtattatactgtatattattataatatattttaaaatagtttagtgATTGATAcaaaagaatattaaaaataagacaaaaagtaGTCAGACACTTTCTGTCATGACCTGCACTATGCATCCTTGACCTTGGGaatagttgtttaaaattaattgcaaaaaaaaagatagttttacaaaatatattcaataaactATATATTTGTTTGACTTCAAATCATTTCAATGCATTAAAAGTTAACCTACCTTGAGAGCCTTTCAAGGCTCCTCTCTATGGATGGCTGACAAAGGGAGGTCTGCAACAGATGAAGGAGAAAAAGCAGGGTGAATTCTTTACTTATTATCCAAACTTACTTCCTTGATACCCAGCACTCTCCTTCACAAATCCAACAATGGTTAAAACAGTGAAACTCCCGTGTCTGGCAAAGTGCCGTGTGCCAGCTGTCCCTTGAAAACCCAGCCATTCCCAGGACAGCTAGATGCATTAGATCACTTACGAGAGTTTCTATGTCGAACAAAGCAGGGAATTCCTTGTAAGCATGGCTGGAGTAGATAATCATCTTCCTGTTTGCTGAAGCTCTGAGCAGTGTTATCTGGAACAGCTCTTCAGACCAACAGCAGACGCCCCCAGCATTTTTTTAACCCTCTTTAAAAGTAGCCCAAGCATGCAGTACTGGGAATATCTCCTCAGTGTGGCACTTTTACATCCAGTCAACATAAATACTGCTCTGAGTGACAGATACGACACTAGCAGGATCAAAATTGGGCTGCAAAGCCTCTGTGACAATTTTTAGCAGTTCTTTGTTTGGATTTACAGCATTCCTCAAACCATAACTGTTACTACACTGGCCTCGAGTTCCTTAAGTTACGTTCTCTCCTTTACGGTGGTAAGCAGAAATTCACAGGGTGcaaatggtcaaaaaaaaaaaactgttttaggaaaaattcacaaaaaagcTGCATGTGGTATATGCCTGTGCATATGTCTTGATGGGCAAAATGCACTGAATTATGCACTCTTTCAATCTTGCCTCCTTTCtgtgtaaatattataaacatagatcattataaacaaaacatatgCATTCAATGTCCCTAGATTTGCATAATTCTGAATCGGGTGTGAAAACAACTTAGTGCGTGCAGGAAAGTGACACTATTCATTTATTCTAAATTAATTATTCCCTTTGACAGCCAGCAAACTATATTTacaatgacagaaaaaaagtctGAGTGAAAGAGGAGATGTAATGTGATACTGTAGATGGCATGTCCATAGATCCTTCACCTACTACAAACACATGGACAGAATCGGCAGATGACAGCCAGGAGGAAGTGCTCCTGTCTGACGAGAAATAAATGGTGTAATGCTAGAAAGAAATGTTATTATGATAAGAGAAGCAAATGCAGATGGACATGCATATTTAAGACATGGGACAAAACATGTCCCACATGCAATTACCTTTGTAACTTTGTTGCATTTacactttaattttaataatcaaataggATCATCATTAGTTCTTAACACAAATTTACCATGTTATCCTAATGTGCATGCAAGTATCTATTCAATCAAAATTTTTAAATGGCATTAGGTGTttgctaaaatgtatttattatacatatttgcAAAGAAACATAATACTTAAGCcagatttacattatttaaatgtataagaGTGTTTAAAGCTGTGGTAAAGGAAAACACCTCTGTAAAAAGAAGAAGCAGGAGGCTGCACTAAATGTAAATCAATACTTCTTAACATATTTAACAGACTATTTCTAAGTAATCCTTCTTTGCATAAACTAATTTTCTCAGTTCGGTAGTCCAATTTGTGGCATATTTCAAGAGTGCATTGCTCTACTCAAAACAATGGACTTTGTGTCAGAATTGAAGCTAAGTGATGTTAAATGAGGATGGGTTGAGAAGGCAGGCACTAGCTtattttggttaatttctctctttTGTTCTCCTAGTTGGTCAGTGAagctttaatcatttaatcagtcactcattcactcattctttACCTCCACTCGGAATCGAGGAGAGCTCTCTGGATTGTAATCAAGATGTTTTTTTGGAGGCTTCACCCAGAGGTGGGACAGAGAATGGCAGAGAAATGGTGACATAACAAGGGAGAAAGTAAAGTAACATGACTATGTGACGATCACAAACTAAAGTTGCACATATGCAACAAAAACACTACACACTGCAGTACAGCTCCTTTTACATAAACACAACATAAAGCATGCCAAGCCAAAGAGTACTGAACTACACACACCTAGCACAAAGAgtgaaaatcatttcaaaactAATTTGTAAAGTCATGCAATTATGGTCAAATTAATCCACAACAGTAGTCGAATGTGTGCAAATCAAAGCCGGAAATGCAAAGACACAGATTCTAGTGGGAGGAAGCAAGGCTCGTTTACACAGACAGAACCTGATATTAGTTATTCATCACACTCCAGCGCATGTGTTACAGTGTCCAGAATTGTCCACTCATTCCAATCAGTCACTTCAGACATGTCCACCACAGGCCGACAGCATGTGCAGCACGTATCTGACTTTCCACCCCCACACCAATCACAAATCACGGCATGCCATCAGCACCAAACCGAAGCCACACTTACCGGCCGCCCAAACTCCAGTTCAGCAAAGAACTTATACCACGGCTCATTCTCTAAATCTATGTCCTCTGGCTTTAAATTACTTGTCTGGTGTTGGTAACGAAAGCAAGTGTGGGAAGAAGATGAAAGGAAGGAATGAAACGAGGTAATCATGCGAATGTGACAGTCAGATACAGATGTAAAATGAGGAATGGCAAGAAATAAGGGAACATTGTTGATTTGTGAAGTTCAGCAGAGCACAAAACTAGTATTACTTTGTTGAAAATAGGAACAGCACAAAGGCTGGTTTTAATTTTCCACTACTATCCAGCAGAGGGCAACGGCACATAACAAACACCCACTGTACAAGGACAAACTGCTCTAGCAGGAGCAAATTGGTTTCTCTAACCTTATTAGTGACCTTGACCACATTACGCTCTAATGTATCCGCAATTTATCTGCTCTACTTAGTGACTCTGCACAGGCTTACTGAAGCACTTCAGCCAAATTGGGGCAAATGTTTGTGGAGGTTCTTTTGACAAATACAGAAAGCACACTGTGTATCTTCAACGGTTGCCACATATATTGTAAATACAATTCTATTAATATACAAGAACAACTCAGTTTAGCCTATCAACATTCTGCAGCGCTGCTGACACACTAGGACTCGCCGACTGATAGTCGATCTGGCTATACCCATAAAGCCATGGGGCATTAAATCTAAGATCAATATGTTTGTGCCTCCAAATACTAAACACAAATTGTAAAAATGCCTCATAAATTTAATGCATGTTGTGTAACCAGCTTTAAACAAACCATAAATGATTAAGTTACTTTAAAAACTACGCTCGTTTAATTTCGTTCATTGcgatttttaaactttaaaagtcaCTGAATACTTACCGCTCTCTCTTGCTCTATAATAGACGACTTTCCCGGCTCGTAGTCAAAGATGCTTCTCGGCTCTGCTCTGTATTTCCGTGTGTCCACCTTTCTGTCAGGAGGCCCCCACTCATTCCTGAGAGAcatgcaaagaaaaacaaacagtgcCTGAAAATTGGGACTGTTTTCACATCCGAAAATCCTTTAAATTAAGTTTGCCTGAGAAGTATTGCTGTCATATTATAAGCACGGATGGGTGATTCTCACATGTCAGTGTGCTCTCTTTCACTGGATCTCTGCTGTGTGGATGCTGATGTGGGCGGAGGGGTAGGGACAGAAGAGGAGGCCGGCACCCTGAAACCGTATCCGCCGTTATCAGAGACACTCTTGGTGATGGGCCGGTAGGTGCTGGTTTTAGGTGCTGGATGGGCCTGAACAGCATTAGGTGCCGCATGCTTATCTGAAACAAATGAAACACATGATATActgtaacaaatatataatactaaatggaataaataaatgcataaataatattaaacaatactAAATATTTCCTCCAAATGAATACAgtacattttacagtgtttacactttt
This DNA window, taken from Carassius auratus strain Wakin chromosome 14, ASM336829v1, whole genome shotgun sequence, encodes the following:
- the LOC113114198 gene encoding sorbin and SH3 domain-containing protein 2-like isoform X3, whose product is MICLSGLCDIKTPQEGEIFNMNTDSGGHVRKSATLSLTLTPMKRIQSTPNLYTLTDSESQSKDSDLRRPGSSTSDVLRNGDVCSSSLAAKGYRSVRPNFQDKKSPTPGQEHSVHSHRLLSTVDQTSCSSQAEQPFLHPSSRELERQVASLSIRINPRPEISGRHTQALSLRPPTPPKRMDLPDSRSHLCPPLPSAAPLVPEAPVLLKQTLTSQSPPNRFRLSLDFIRADLRPETPSPGPPSPGSEPPLGQSRCSSCTQSEASTAVLEELRVCGLGPEGGSRTPSPTLSPMSAVTVNMGLHSPPASTAHGQMTMNGGLSVPASPRSHFQRPFSPSTYPPPPSLSPSITAMQQVRSTASESSNPIYTNVDPPAQAPQTDRKETTGKAPLYTGIGPVDESGIPVAIRTTVDRPKDWYKSMFKQIHVVPKPDNEWSGSRTATDPVSSTGTAISKQDKHAAPNAVQAHPAPKTSTYRPITKSVSDNGGYGFRVPASSSVPTPPPTSASTQQRSSEREHTDMNEWGPPDRKVDTRKYRAEPRSIFDYEPGKSSIIEQERATSNLKPEDIDLENEPWYKFFAELEFGRPPPKKHLDYNPESSPRFRVETSLCQPSIERSLERLSSSASENKRRKSEPAATQPRAQSSVGTAQTSVRPLELPRRNPLTSPSSPATTRTKGGDVSNMHAAHLNCQSPNHATSLSTYQKKGQNEDSFIAVPAVSEGFSSLPEGWKTAQENPKDWMISEETTSKLKSWSCDDLLSEGRGKDVQTCSEITGLLLHNGELEASQCIGAQESEDPRERTRHRSAHDAPGFLKLYKKMHHINRQELINSTVICSVKARIHKYESEQRKDRHGGNKDCNEEVPRDMVHNRISEFESLIQKSKSMPNLGDECLIKSSCRRASSPKRSLSIESLLDEGSPTRNPPEGRPQYPKINTHVPIHIQVTNDQLQNSAMQHDYSDSEHDAVVSDLSDFIQIEGSSFCSEREFDVCSVASSESFWGSGHQHHYHRQLVSSCKGRCPASYTRFTTMIKHERAKQDRRQHLRVEESEFGLSKLAFLVSPVPFRRRNLSPLSCSRVPNSKSGMYEALDSALKDIYDHIHTEKYRGNLPDNSILHRLLVELLPDIPERNSSLHALERNSPIIQPRSYHPQPDGMPSQDTHQSEYSRMSHSASHNHIDSNNNQRKHNFEYCYQDQDTSREYSYPDVGRRTPQSRRQTPDVKEKLPARAIYDFKAQTAKELTFKKGETVYITRQIDNNWYEGEHRGHVGIFPISYVEKIPPSERLQPARPPPPAQSKEIGEAIARYNFNADTNVELSLRKGERVVLLRQVDKNWFEGKIPGTNKQGIFPVSYVDVVKKASVQSTGQPPGPSIPTSYSSDRLNSRPSPARTLFNSSSPSVRPLSSSSPSPQRAAHLQAITSEWLALTLGLSPSGTPAPTPPPFPSNFQPYFGVLDSAISPSPASSMLGRSPALTPYTSTHALKEGHFIPITSPKSYMSPDPSPSPQPYPTSASFTPSPTSPIFDSSPRSSSVIEIISSQKADLAKKEPQLFSDCKDLYKPVETDPPKLRSPVDLAVLEAYESPLDSLPPKDPEDDLCEELVSIIKASQSKGRFKEEEGFNRQEPDVMEKLPRLFIEEETNEDNSFINEPLPSNTFTPVQTAHSEGSDTEQGEVSQNASPRLSPLSSQMSLPFTLPSSAKYSPPSPRSTPPLPGVSQSPPPSAKLFSRQDLRSPKVKVKTSLC